GGGCGAACTGCGCGCCTCCGCCGCCGCGCTCCGCGCCCTGCGCGCACGCCGCGGAGACGCGCCCGCGCTCGTCCGCACCCGGGCCGGGCAGACGGTCCTCGTCCTCCTCGACCCGCAGGACCTGCGCCGCTTCTACCGCGAACCACTCAGCGTCCTCGCGGCCGACGCGCCCCGCACATGCCCGGACCTGAGCACGCATGAGGCCGGCCGGGACGGCGACGGCCCCGGCTGCGCCCGCGGCGAACCGCGCCCGGACCGGCGGCGGATGAGCGCCGACGTACTGGCCGCCGGGCTGCCCGTCCACCCCGCCGCCGGCCCCATCCTCACCGTCGTCGCCGAGGAAGCCCGGCACCTGACCGCCACCGGCACACTCGAACTCCAGCGCGCCCGGCACGCCGTGAGCCGGGCCGCCCGGCGCGTCGTCCTCGGCGACCCGGCCGCCGAGGACGACGAACTCGCCGGATGGCTCACCCAACTGCGCGCCGGAGAAGGGCGGCTGCGCGGCGGCCGGACACGGGCCGCGCGTGCGGTGCGCGACAAGGTCCGCGCACGCATCCGCGAGTACGCCCGGCACGCGGGGGACGACACCCTCGTCGGCCGGGCCGCCCGCCACGCCGCCCCCCTCGACACCGCCGACCCCGGCGGAGCCGTCGACCCAGCCGACGAGGCCCGGCTCTGGCTCCTGGCCATGGACGCCGTGCCCGCCACCCTGCTGCGTACGCTCCTGCTGCTGGGCGCCCACCCCTGTGAACAGGACGCGGCCGCGGCCGAAGCCTCCGCCGAGGCCGCCGCCTGGCCGGGCCGCGGCGAACTCCCCAGGCTGCGCGCCTGCGTCCGCGAGTCGCTGCGCCTGTACCCGGTGGTGCCGGACCTGGTCCGCGTCACCCGCGCCGAGACCGAATGGCGGGGAGTGCGCCACCCGGCCGGCACCGCCGTGCTGCTGCCCGCCGCGTTCCACCAGCGCGACCCCGAACGGGTCCCGGCCGCCCACGTCTTCGTACCGGGCCGGTGGAAGAACCCCGCCGCCGACCGGGACATCCGGATGGCGCCCTTCAGCCACGGCGGCGGCCGCTGCCCCGGCGACCAGCTCGGGCTGATGATCACGGCGGCCTTCTGCGCCGGGGTGCTGCGCGGGCACCGGATCACCGGCACCCGCCCGGTCCTGGACCCCGTCGGACCACTGCCCGTGACCCTCGACCCGCACGGCGTCCGCCTCACCCTCACCCGCCGCTGACGGCGCCGGCGCACCGGCCGCGCCGCGCCGCGTGCCCGTCCCTCCGATCCCCTGACCCCTGCCGACCCCATGAGGAACCCATGTCCGACGCTGTGACCTCCGCGTCCCCCGCCCCG
This DNA window, taken from Streptomyces sp. TN58, encodes the following:
- a CDS encoding cytochrome P450, translated to MEALPRTPAARPAGPDAALAPARTPAAATAVFASLGALLTAAARHRPLRRRPGELRASAAALRALRARRGDAPALVRTRAGQTVLVLLDPQDLRRFYREPLSVLAADAPRTCPDLSTHEAGRDGDGPGCARGEPRPDRRRMSADVLAAGLPVHPAAGPILTVVAEEARHLTATGTLELQRARHAVSRAARRVVLGDPAAEDDELAGWLTQLRAGEGRLRGGRTRAARAVRDKVRARIREYARHAGDDTLVGRAARHAAPLDTADPGGAVDPADEARLWLLAMDAVPATLLRTLLLLGAHPCEQDAAAAEASAEAAAWPGRGELPRLRACVRESLRLYPVVPDLVRVTRAETEWRGVRHPAGTAVLLPAAFHQRDPERVPAAHVFVPGRWKNPAADRDIRMAPFSHGGGRCPGDQLGLMITAAFCAGVLRGHRITGTRPVLDPVGPLPVTLDPHGVRLTLTRR